One Micromonospora sp. WMMD1120 genomic region harbors:
- the gyrA gene encoding intein-containing DNA gyrase subunit A, with amino-acid sequence MVAHDRIEPVGLEVEMQRSYLDYAMSVIVGRALPDVRDGLKPVHRKILYAMFDSGYRPDRGYVKCSRVVGDVMGQFHPHGDSAIYDALVRMAQPWSLRYPLVDGNGNFGSPGNDPAAAMRYCITGNVRIRTAEGSVRIADVVADAAPSSEIDIDLKVRDRNGDLVRASKFFHSGEHPTLRLRTREGYELTGTHNHPVLCLVDVAGVPTLLWKLLAEISPGDRVVLQRSVPDEIGYPMLEHVEAAVLAGAFVSEGWVSANRAGFNNVDREFFVRVLAAYNLAVGGPRYVSERVIASGSVLHELDVQDVAALRASVLGEMVGARSAAKFVPEFVWQGPAAIKRAFLQALFEGDGSSSLLPRNTIQISYSTRSERLAAEVQQLLLEFGVISRQTRYDDGEIKVVVTNRRDARIFAAHVGFLGRKQAKLEAELAQVPASSTALASDHVPLVGDFIREHGASRWTERDWLRRHNVDRIERWERDRDEIAARITNSEVLDVVEPLVDGRFYYAEVAQITDAGVQPVYSVRVDTDDHSFVSDGFVSHNTECKLDPLAMEMLRDIDEDTVDLQDNYDGRAKEPTILPSRIPNLLVNGSEGIAVGMATKIPPHNLREIGAAVQWCLEHPEEDEETTLEALLGIVKGPDFPTHGLIVGTTAIQDAYRTGRGSIRMRAVVEVEEDKRGRPCLVVSELPYQVNPDNLAERIAELIKEGKLAGIADIRDESSGRTGMRIVLVLKRDAVAKVVLNNLYKHTQLQETFGANMLALVDGVPRTLNLAQFIRYYVEHQIDVIRRRTAFRLRKAEERAHILRGLAKALDALDEVIALIRRSPTVEDARQGLIRLLEIDEIQATAILDMQLRRLAALERQRILDDLAKLEIEIADLKDILAKPERQRKIVSEELGEIVAKWGDDRRTQIIPFDGEVSMEDLIAREDVVVTITRTGYAKRTKVDLYRSQRRGGKGVSGATLRQDDIVSHFFVCSTHDWILFFTNKGRVYRAKAYELPEASRVAKGQHVANLLAFQPDEQIAQIIEIPDYQVAPYLVLATKNGLVKKTRLEEFDSNRSGGIIAINLRDEDELVGAALAAPEDDLLLVSKKAQAIRFNASDEALRPMGRATSGVIGMRFTDDDVLLAMEVVREGLDVLVATNGGYAKRTPIEEYPVQGRGGKGVLTAKITERRGGLVGAVVIDPDDELFAITSNGGVIRTPVKPVRRTRDRNTMGVKLMDLPDGVTIVAIARNADEPDEQD; translated from the coding sequence GTGGTCGCGCACGACCGGATCGAACCGGTCGGGCTCGAGGTGGAGATGCAGCGCTCCTACCTCGACTACGCGATGAGCGTCATCGTCGGGCGCGCGCTGCCGGACGTCCGGGACGGGCTCAAGCCGGTCCACCGCAAGATCCTCTACGCGATGTTCGACTCCGGCTACCGGCCGGACCGTGGCTACGTGAAGTGCTCCCGCGTCGTCGGCGACGTGATGGGCCAGTTCCACCCGCACGGCGACTCGGCGATCTACGACGCGCTGGTCCGGATGGCGCAGCCGTGGTCGCTGCGCTACCCGCTGGTCGACGGCAACGGCAACTTCGGCTCGCCGGGTAATGATCCGGCTGCCGCCATGCGCTACTGTATTACGGGAAATGTCCGTATTCGCACCGCCGAGGGCAGCGTGCGGATCGCGGACGTGGTCGCCGACGCCGCGCCGTCCAGCGAGATCGACATCGACCTCAAGGTCCGCGACCGCAACGGCGACCTGGTCCGCGCCTCGAAGTTCTTCCACTCCGGCGAGCACCCGACGCTGCGGCTACGCACCCGCGAGGGGTACGAGCTGACCGGCACCCACAACCACCCGGTGCTCTGCCTGGTGGACGTGGCCGGAGTGCCGACCCTGCTGTGGAAGCTGCTCGCCGAGATCTCCCCCGGCGACCGGGTGGTCCTCCAGCGCAGCGTGCCGGACGAGATCGGCTACCCGATGCTGGAGCACGTCGAGGCGGCCGTTCTCGCCGGCGCCTTCGTCAGCGAGGGCTGGGTCTCCGCGAACCGCGCGGGCTTCAACAACGTCGACCGGGAGTTCTTCGTCCGCGTCCTCGCGGCGTATAACCTGGCCGTCGGCGGACCCCGTTACGTGAGCGAGCGGGTCATCGCCTCGGGCAGCGTTTTGCACGAACTCGACGTGCAGGACGTCGCCGCGCTGCGTGCGAGCGTCCTCGGCGAGATGGTGGGCGCGCGTAGCGCCGCCAAGTTCGTCCCCGAGTTCGTCTGGCAGGGGCCCGCCGCGATCAAGCGGGCGTTCCTCCAGGCGCTGTTCGAGGGCGACGGCTCGTCCTCGCTACTGCCGCGCAACACCATCCAGATCTCGTACTCCACTCGCAGCGAGCGGCTGGCAGCCGAGGTCCAGCAGTTGCTGCTGGAGTTCGGCGTGATCAGCCGGCAGACCCGCTACGACGACGGCGAGATCAAGGTCGTGGTGACCAACCGCCGCGACGCCCGGATCTTCGCCGCCCACGTCGGGTTCCTGGGCCGCAAGCAGGCCAAGCTGGAAGCCGAGCTGGCCCAGGTGCCGGCGAGCAGCACCGCGCTCGCCAGCGACCACGTGCCGCTGGTCGGCGACTTCATCCGCGAGCATGGCGCGAGCCGTTGGACGGAGCGGGACTGGCTGCGGCGGCACAACGTGGACCGGATCGAGCGGTGGGAGCGGGACCGCGACGAGATCGCGGCCCGGATCACCAACTCCGAGGTGCTCGACGTGGTCGAGCCTTTGGTCGACGGGCGTTTCTACTACGCCGAGGTGGCGCAGATCACCGACGCCGGTGTGCAGCCGGTCTACAGCGTCCGGGTCGACACCGACGACCACTCGTTCGTGTCGGACGGGTTCGTCAGCCACAACACCGAGTGCAAGCTCGACCCCCTCGCGATGGAGATGCTGCGGGACATCGACGAGGACACCGTCGACCTGCAGGACAACTACGACGGCCGGGCCAAGGAGCCCACCATCCTGCCGTCGAGGATTCCCAACCTGCTGGTGAACGGCTCCGAGGGCATCGCGGTCGGCATGGCCACCAAGATCCCGCCGCACAACCTGCGCGAGATCGGCGCAGCGGTGCAGTGGTGCCTGGAGCACCCGGAGGAGGACGAGGAGACCACCCTCGAGGCGCTGCTCGGCATCGTCAAGGGGCCGGACTTCCCGACGCACGGTCTGATCGTGGGCACGACGGCGATCCAGGACGCGTACCGCACCGGTCGCGGCTCCATCCGGATGCGGGCCGTGGTGGAGGTCGAGGAGGACAAGCGGGGTCGGCCCTGCCTGGTCGTCAGCGAGCTGCCCTACCAGGTCAACCCGGACAACCTCGCCGAACGGATCGCCGAGCTGATCAAGGAGGGCAAGCTCGCCGGCATCGCCGACATCCGCGACGAGTCCTCCGGCCGTACCGGTATGCGGATTGTGCTGGTGCTCAAGCGCGACGCGGTCGCCAAGGTCGTGCTGAACAACCTCTACAAGCACACCCAGCTCCAGGAGACGTTCGGCGCCAACATGCTGGCGCTGGTCGACGGCGTGCCGCGGACGCTCAACCTGGCCCAGTTCATCAGGTACTACGTCGAGCACCAGATCGACGTGATCCGCCGGCGGACGGCGTTCCGGCTGCGCAAGGCCGAGGAGCGGGCGCACATCCTGCGGGGTCTGGCCAAGGCGCTGGACGCCCTGGACGAGGTGATCGCCCTGATCCGGCGCTCGCCGACGGTGGAGGACGCGCGGCAGGGCCTGATCCGACTGCTGGAGATCGACGAGATCCAGGCGACCGCGATCCTGGACATGCAGCTGCGGCGGCTCGCCGCGCTGGAGCGGCAGCGGATCCTCGACGACCTGGCCAAGCTGGAGATCGAGATCGCCGACCTGAAGGACATCCTGGCCAAGCCGGAGCGGCAGCGGAAGATCGTCTCGGAGGAGCTGGGCGAGATCGTCGCCAAGTGGGGCGACGATCGGCGTACGCAGATCATCCCGTTCGACGGCGAGGTCTCGATGGAGGACCTCATCGCCCGCGAGGACGTGGTCGTCACGATCACCCGGACCGGGTACGCCAAGCGGACCAAGGTCGATCTCTACCGCTCCCAGCGGCGCGGCGGGAAGGGCGTCAGTGGCGCTACGCTGCGGCAGGACGACATCGTCAGCCACTTCTTCGTCTGCTCGACCCACGACTGGATCCTGTTCTTCACGAACAAGGGCCGGGTGTACCGGGCCAAGGCGTACGAGCTACCGGAGGCCAGTAGGGTAGCCAAGGGCCAACACGTGGCCAATCTGCTCGCCTTCCAACCGGACGAGCAGATCGCGCAGATCATCGAAATCCCGGACTACCAGGTAGCCCCCTATCTGGTACTGGCCACGAAGAACGGCCTGGTGAAGAAGACGCGGCTCGAGGAGTTCGACTCCAACCGTTCCGGCGGCATCATCGCGATCAACCTGCGCGATGAGGACGAGCTGGTCGGTGCTGCGCTGGCTGCCCCGGAGGACGACCTGCTGCTGGTCTCGAAGAAGGCGCAGGCGATCCGGTTCAACGCGTCGGACGAGGCGCTGCGGCCGATGGGCCGGGCCACCTCGGGGGTGATCGGCATGCGCTTCACGGACGACGACGTCCTGCTGGCCATGGAGGTCGTCCGAGAAGGTCTGGACGTCCTGGTGGCCACGAACGGGGGATATGCGAAGCGCACCCCGATCGAGGAATACCCGGTGCAGGGCCGGGGAGGTAAGGGCGTGTTGACTGCGAAGATCACCGAACGGCGCGGTGGTCTGGTCGGCGCGGTGGTGATCGACCCGGACGACGAGCTGTTCGCGATCACCAGCAACGGTGGTGTCATCCGGACTCCGGTGAAGCCTGTACGCCGTACGCGTGACCGGAACACAATGGGGGTCAAGCTGATGGACCTCCCGGACGGCGTGACTATCGTGGCAATTGCTCGCAATGCCGACGAGCCTGACGAACAGGACTAG
- a CDS encoding DUF3566 domain-containing protein gives MTETQAKSGNTGTSTNPVDEEAAKGGTPATGRAAVGRATVPADAPAPKFTRAPGMTPPPEQPGEDVGSGDKTEASAAETPTSAATTPAGSASSAARPSTTQPIGLRAGQAASTSATGTQPRITPGTAQPQSDTTRVGAAAGRPASGGGLPPGIGNASAVGAARVGEAVRAARTSVSSAASRGPRRARLNLKRIDPWSVMKFAFAVSVVLFIVVVVATSVLYLALDAMGVFQSVNESLSDLVNAGGGQSTSGFQITAKGVILSSALIGLVNVVLFTALATLGAFVYNVCADLVGGIELTLAERD, from the coding sequence ATGACGGAGACACAGGCGAAGTCGGGGAACACGGGGACCTCGACCAACCCGGTCGACGAGGAGGCCGCCAAGGGCGGCACACCAGCGACCGGCCGCGCGGCCGTGGGCCGGGCGACGGTCCCCGCCGACGCGCCTGCCCCGAAGTTCACCAGGGCTCCCGGCATGACACCCCCGCCGGAACAGCCGGGCGAGGACGTCGGGTCGGGTGACAAGACCGAGGCGTCCGCAGCGGAGACGCCGACGTCCGCTGCCACCACACCGGCGGGCTCGGCGTCGTCCGCCGCCCGGCCGTCGACCACCCAGCCGATCGGTCTGCGGGCCGGTCAGGCGGCGTCGACCAGCGCCACCGGCACCCAGCCGCGGATCACGCCGGGCACCGCACAGCCGCAGTCGGACACGACCCGGGTCGGTGCCGCCGCCGGGCGCCCGGCCAGCGGTGGTGGCCTGCCGCCCGGGATCGGCAACGCGTCCGCCGTCGGGGCCGCCCGGGTCGGTGAAGCGGTACGCGCGGCGCGCACCTCGGTCAGCTCGGCGGCGTCCCGCGGGCCGCGCCGGGCGCGACTGAACCTCAAGCGGATCGACCCGTGGTCCGTGATGAAGTTCGCGTTCGCCGTCTCGGTGGTGCTCTTCATCGTCGTGGTGGTGGCCACCTCGGTCCTCTACCTCGCGCTGGACGCGATGGGCGTCTTCCAGAGCGTCAACGAGAGCCTGAGCGACCTGGTCAACGCCGGCGGTGGGCAGAGCACCAGCGGCTTCCAGATCACGGCCAAGGGCGTCATCCTCAGCTCGGCCCTGATCGGCCTGGTCAACGTGGTGCTGTTCACCGCGCTGGCCACCCTGGGGGCGTTCGTCTACAACGTCTGCGCCGACCTGGTCGGCGGGATCGAGCTGACGCTCGCCGAGCGGGACTGA
- a CDS encoding DLW-39 family protein, whose protein sequence is MFKKLLILAGVVGVAAVVFNKIKASNDERALWHEATTAPDLR, encoded by the coding sequence ATGTTCAAGAAGCTGCTGATTCTGGCGGGTGTCGTCGGTGTGGCCGCCGTCGTGTTCAACAAGATCAAGGCCTCGAACGACGAGCGCGCCCTCTGGCACGAGGCGACCACCGCCCCCGACCTGCGCTGA
- a CDS encoding type II toxin-antitoxin system VapC family toxin, protein MGKHRVIVVDALVLADALVDDGPVGDAARAELTGDPHWAAPSHLLVEVLSLIRGKVLGGKLGLARAQEAIDTLPSLVIDEVGVAMLVDRMWQMRGNVTAYDAAYVAAAELMACPLVTGDGRLAKASGIRCEIRLLAAS, encoded by the coding sequence GTGGGGAAGCACCGCGTGATCGTCGTGGATGCGTTGGTTCTGGCCGACGCTCTGGTCGATGATGGGCCGGTCGGGGACGCGGCGCGGGCGGAACTGACCGGAGATCCGCACTGGGCCGCGCCGAGTCATCTTCTGGTCGAGGTCCTGTCCTTGATCAGAGGCAAGGTCCTCGGCGGGAAGCTCGGCCTTGCCCGGGCTCAGGAGGCGATCGACACCCTGCCTTCGTTGGTCATCGACGAGGTTGGCGTCGCGATGCTGGTTGACCGGATGTGGCAGATGCGGGGCAATGTCACGGCGTACGACGCGGCTTACGTCGCGGCGGCGGAGTTGATGGCCTGCCCACTCGTGACCGGTGATGGTCGGCTCGCCAAGGCCAGCGGTATCCGCTGCGAGATCCGACTGCTCGCCGCGTCCTGA
- a CDS encoding class I SAM-dependent methyltransferase, with protein MSVEGWLADTRTSYDTVADSYAESLRNFLDETPYERATLALFAGFVQAAGGGPVVDVGCGSGRITAYLHELGVDAFGIDLSPRMIDVARRDHPGLRFEVGSMTDLDLVEGSVAGLVAWYSLIHIPDDQVGSVFAHFRRVMRPGSPLLLSFHVGDGSRLKTQGYGGHPMKVYVHRRQPAQMAAWLQDGGFTVEAQMTLTSAESSLGGIIFARRQS; from the coding sequence ATGAGCGTTGAGGGCTGGTTGGCAGACACTCGCACCTCGTACGACACAGTCGCCGATAGTTATGCAGAGAGCCTGCGCAACTTCCTGGATGAAACGCCCTACGAACGAGCGACTCTGGCCTTGTTCGCCGGGTTCGTTCAGGCCGCCGGTGGTGGTCCAGTGGTGGACGTGGGCTGTGGATCAGGGCGCATCACCGCCTACCTGCATGAGCTCGGCGTTGACGCCTTCGGAATTGACCTGTCGCCGAGGATGATCGATGTGGCTCGGCGTGATCATCCGGGTCTGAGGTTCGAGGTGGGCTCCATGACCGACCTGGATCTGGTTGAGGGCTCTGTCGCCGGCTTGGTCGCCTGGTACTCGCTGATCCACATTCCCGACGACCAGGTCGGCTCGGTCTTCGCGCACTTCCGACGGGTGATGCGTCCCGGTAGCCCGCTACTGCTCAGCTTCCACGTCGGTGACGGATCACGGCTCAAGACGCAGGGCTACGGCGGCCACCCGATGAAGGTGTACGTCCACCGCCGCCAGCCCGCTCAGATGGCGGCATGGCTGCAAGACGGCGGGTTCACGGTGGAGGCGCAGATGACTCTCACTTCGGCCGAGAGTTCGCTCGGCGGGATCATCTTTGCGCGCCGCCAGTCTTGA
- a CDS encoding type II toxin-antitoxin system VapC family toxin, protein MNLLLDTHVALWAITGDPTLGTELLDQLRHEPDIFLSPVTLWEITIKQSTGKLAGPPDLAERVRDMGFRDLPVTHAHAIAAGRLPSHHRDPFDRMLVAQAITEGLTLASRDASIALYDVDVLKV, encoded by the coding sequence ATGAACCTGCTGCTGGACACGCACGTCGCGCTCTGGGCCATCACCGGCGACCCGACCCTCGGCACCGAGTTGCTCGACCAACTACGCCACGAGCCGGACATCTTCCTCTCCCCGGTCACCCTGTGGGAGATCACCATCAAACAGAGCACCGGGAAACTCGCCGGACCCCCTGACCTCGCAGAGCGGGTACGAGACATGGGCTTTCGGGACCTTCCGGTGACTCACGCCCACGCCATCGCCGCCGGCCGCCTGCCATCGCATCACCGCGATCCCTTCGACCGCATGCTGGTGGCACAGGCAATCACCGAAGGGCTGACCCTCGCCTCCCGCGACGCGTCGATAGCGCTGTACGACGTGGACGTCCTCAAGGTGTGA
- a CDS encoding type II toxin-antitoxin system prevent-host-death family antitoxin, with the protein MSAEAVHYNMHDAKTHLSRIIERVERGEEIIIDRAGTPVAKVVPLVRRANRTAVGSLAGQLDLSGDWDSPQTNAEIADDFGIGA; encoded by the coding sequence ATGTCGGCTGAGGCGGTGCACTACAACATGCATGACGCCAAGACCCATCTGTCGCGGATCATCGAACGGGTGGAACGTGGCGAGGAGATCATCATCGACCGGGCGGGCACCCCGGTGGCGAAGGTCGTACCGCTGGTCCGGCGGGCCAACCGCACCGCAGTCGGCTCCCTCGCCGGCCAACTGGACCTCTCCGGTGACTGGGATTCCCCCCAGACCAACGCCGAGATCGCCGACGACTTCGGCATCGGCGCATGA
- a CDS encoding VOC family protein, with the protein MSSRMLTLSYDAHDPARLATFWAGMLGREVVKEDDAVLLPGEAAQVSLRFVASQTKKEGPNLVHLHLTPTSEADQRHLVERALGLGGNHLDVGQLPEEEHVVLADPEGNEFCVIEAGNSFLAGCGPLAELACDGTRQVGQFWSAALGWPLVWDQDEETAIQSPQGGTKVAWGGPPLNPKPARNRQRFDLTPGDADQQAEVDRLLSLGATPVEVAEDGTVTLADPDGNEFYVRRR; encoded by the coding sequence ATGTCCTCGCGAATGCTGACGCTGAGCTATGACGCGCACGACCCCGCTCGCCTGGCCACGTTCTGGGCCGGAATGCTCGGGCGGGAGGTCGTCAAGGAAGACGACGCCGTGCTGCTGCCGGGGGAAGCTGCCCAGGTCAGCCTCCGCTTCGTGGCCAGCCAGACGAAGAAGGAAGGCCCGAACCTCGTACACCTGCACCTCACCCCCACCAGCGAGGCCGACCAGCGTCACCTTGTGGAGAGGGCACTCGGGCTCGGCGGCAACCACCTCGACGTCGGGCAGCTGCCCGAGGAGGAACACGTCGTCCTCGCCGACCCCGAGGGCAACGAGTTCTGTGTGATCGAAGCGGGGAACAGCTTCCTCGCCGGCTGCGGCCCACTCGCGGAACTCGCCTGTGACGGCACCCGGCAGGTCGGCCAGTTCTGGAGCGCCGCGCTGGGCTGGCCGCTGGTGTGGGACCAGGACGAGGAGACGGCGATCCAGTCACCGCAGGGCGGCACCAAGGTCGCGTGGGGCGGCCCGCCGCTGAACCCCAAGCCGGCGCGGAACCGGCAACGCTTCGACCTCACCCCGGGCGATGCCGACCAACAGGCCGAGGTCGACCGGCTGTTGTCCCTCGGCGCGACACCTGTCGAGGTCGCCGAGGACGGCACCGTCACGCTGGCCGACCCCGACGGCAACGAGTTCTACGTCCGACGTCGGTGA
- a CDS encoding CBS domain-containing protein, whose translation MPTAREIMTNDVSCVREQDDLASAAKQMAELGVGSLPICGDDNRLKGMLTDRDIVVKVLAEGRDPANVTAGELAQGEAVTIGADDDAAEILRTMGQHKVRRLPVIDGHELVGIVAVADVARSLPERPVGDLIEAISERG comes from the coding sequence ATGCCAACCGCACGCGAGATCATGACGAACGACGTGAGCTGTGTCCGCGAGCAGGACGACCTGGCATCGGCCGCGAAGCAGATGGCCGAGCTGGGGGTCGGATCACTGCCCATCTGCGGGGACGACAACCGACTCAAGGGCATGTTGACCGACCGCGACATCGTGGTGAAGGTGCTGGCCGAGGGTCGGGACCCGGCGAACGTGACGGCCGGTGAGCTCGCCCAGGGTGAGGCGGTGACCATCGGCGCGGACGACGACGCGGCCGAGATCCTGCGCACCATGGGCCAGCACAAGGTACGCCGGCTGCCGGTGATCGACGGCCACGAGCTGGTCGGCATCGTGGCGGTGGCCGACGTGGCCCGGTCCCTGCCGGAGCGCCCGGTCGGCGACCTGATCGAGGCGATCTCCGAGCGCGGCTGA
- a CDS encoding MBL fold metallo-hydrolase, producing MAEQPQVTFIGTATTVLRIGGCTLLTDPNFLHRGQRAYLGKGLWSRRRTDPALRLAQLPELDAVVLSHLHGDHFDRVARRELDRALPVVTTPAAARRLRRWGFRAAEGLPTWSSHELHRDGTTVRLTSMPGQHGPGVLDHLMPDVMGTMIDVERAGRREFRLYVTGDTLNRPMLAAIPERYPDIDALLIHLGGTKVAGILLTMDARQGADLVELIRPRLTVPIHYDDYPVFRSPLAHFVDEARRRGWVRQVRTITRGETVPLTPVP from the coding sequence ATGGCGGAGCAACCGCAGGTGACCTTCATCGGCACCGCGACGACGGTGCTGCGGATCGGCGGCTGCACGCTGCTGACCGACCCGAACTTCCTGCACCGGGGCCAGCGGGCGTACCTCGGCAAGGGTCTGTGGTCGCGCCGACGCACGGACCCGGCGCTGCGGCTCGCCCAGCTCCCCGAGCTGGATGCGGTGGTGCTCTCGCACCTGCACGGCGACCACTTCGACCGGGTGGCCCGCCGGGAACTGGACCGCGCCCTGCCGGTCGTCACCACCCCTGCGGCGGCCCGCAGGCTGCGCCGCTGGGGCTTCCGGGCCGCCGAGGGCCTGCCGACCTGGTCGTCGCACGAGCTACACCGCGACGGTACGACGGTGCGCCTCACCTCGATGCCCGGCCAGCACGGCCCCGGCGTCCTCGACCACCTGATGCCCGACGTGATGGGCACGATGATCGACGTGGAGCGCGCCGGACGGCGCGAGTTCCGGCTCTACGTCACCGGTGACACGCTCAACCGGCCGATGCTCGCCGCGATCCCCGAGCGGTATCCGGACATCGACGCGCTGCTCATCCACCTCGGCGGCACGAAGGTCGCCGGGATCCTGCTGACCATGGACGCCCGGCAGGGCGCCGACCTGGTGGAGCTGATCCGGCCCCGGCTGACGGTGCCGATCCACTACGACGACTATCCGGTGTTCCGCTCGCCACTGGCGCACTTCGTCGACGAGGCCCGCCGCCGTGGCTGGGTACGGCAGGTACGCACGATCACGCGCGGCGAGACGGTCCCGCTCACGCCCGTCCCCTGA